CCTGCAAGAGAGCAACAGCCAAAGGGCACTTCGACCCAACACAACCCATTGATCCAACCCAAGacacaaactcaaaataacAACTCGCTCTGCGGTATGGGTCCTCACCTCATAGTTTCGGGTCTTATTTTGACACCACTGGAGGATTTTCTGTTTGATGGAAGCCCCATTGGAGCAGCCAGCAGAGGTTCTCTGGACCTTAAAATTGTGTATGACTGGTGTTCTGAaaggcagcgggggggggggggggtgttggacaGGAGGTCCCAGCCATGTTTATGCCTTGTAAAACAGGCACATGGGACAGGGGGACAGCTGTCTGTTGGGATTTTTTGACAACCAATTACTGTGGTTTAATATCAGCTGTTCATACCTAGTGCTAATTCTGTCCTGTATCAGACCACAGGAAAAATGTTCTCACTAAAGACACATGCAGCCTGCAGGTATAGTTTGACCTCAGAAACTGTCtgatcaaatacatatttgggTAAATAAGAGCAGAAACCACCATGAAATCTGCAGTTAGCTAAGAGTGTGTCTTTAATGAATGATGTcacacagattcacagactGAATAAGTACCACAGCAAATCTGAGAGGAGGGTAATTATAGTGGAATTGAACGGTAACAGGggcagtgttgccagatttgaaaaTGGTGAACGCACCCAAAGCCATTTTCCCCCGCAAGTCTGGCAAAACTGAACAGGGGTGTTAATCTCCAGCCCTGGAAGGCCACAACTTCTGCAGGTTTTCAGTGTGCTTCAGCATAGGTGATTACTTAGTCGTTGATTGGCTAATTAATGCACACACCTTTTTGTCAAGGGCTCAACTGGCTGATGATTAGAGGAAACTACAAATATCTACAGACACCATAGCCATCCTGGACTGGAGTTGGACACCCCTGAACTGTacataaaggaaaataaaccaTTGGGTTCCCTCCAGGGTTTTCATTATTAATCGCCActtatttgattaattaaagcagtttattacGCAGTTGATTTATCTCACcagaggtgcgttcaagttcagcgaacaaggcgaacgtttgcaaactatttcaaacttttttccgttagctttgtgttcgccgcaaacgtttgcaaacataagcgaacggtctgaaaaggtagtttgcggcgaacaaaaatggacgctggactgagggaaatgtttCCAGATGGGTATTTAAATTGAAGATGCCGTTaagtgtgatcagttttttcaataatgttattgctaacgctagccaatgttattattgttcgctagctagctattgttttttatcattgatgatcacagaagcggctgtgagtagactacaatgtattattattattattattattactacagaCGCGctcatgtctgtttatgtttaatgcaaacaatttggaatgtttgCAAAAAgccgttcaaattgaactgttcaaagaaaacatgttcgcCATGAACATTCGcctctgttcgctgaacttgaacgcacctctgGTGTCTcaggtctgaattggttgctgattttaaagtgaaaacaaagagTGCAGAGATACTCACTCAGGGCAGTTCTGCTGGAACTTGGCGATGATGTCCTGTTTGGCAGCACCCCGGACAGGACGAGCGTAGCTCCTGGGACGGGACAGGCCAAGGGGAGTGGGTGTGGGGTTTGGCCCTGCCTTTTCTTTGGGCTTACTATGCTTCTCAGCCTCCATCCCTTTAGGTATGTCCTTTGCTTTTCCTCCTTTCTTGATTTCTATTGCCAGTCCTGTTCCCTTGCTAACTCTTGCCTTCTCACTGGAGTcgcccctcactccctcccctccaggCTGCCCatctctcttttccccctccTGCTCTTTCCCTTTGGTCTCCCgctctcctttcttttccccctttgcctctttctttccatcctcttttttccccatttccacCCCTTTCCCTCCTCCACATTTGTCAGTGAGTTCCCCTGCGtctttccctccatccttcTGTGCCTTCCACTCACTTTCTGTCTCTTCCTGTGATCTTCCCATTTCTCTTGTTTCTCCCTCCATGGCCACAgaagcccctcctccctctcggcTCCCAGCTTCACTGTCACAAGCCATGCCTACTGCCTCTGCCACACCAGGGATCTCCTCCTTCTgctgtgatgacatcaccaccCTGTTGTGTAGCTCCACCTCAGGTCACTGAAAGACACTAAAACAAGTTCATAACAGGAAGCTTTTCAGCACTTCATCTTTGCAATGGCTACCATTTTCACAAACAGTATCAtaaatgaaatgctttaaaaaaatgtatattcacatttaagcatttagcatttaattAACTAGGTTCTTGTCCTCTCACCTCTCTGGCTTAATTGATGAACTGATTAATGAATTGAGCTCAATGAGGTGTTGGAGTGTGTAGGACATGTGATGCTATTTCTTTGCTGAGTGActcagtgcctgtgtgtacagcaGGACACCAGCCCCCCACTCCCTCGCCCCCTTTGAAATGGTCAGCTCTGAGTGCAGAACTGACACCCATCACAAGAGGACTGGCCCTGTGCAGCGGCAGTCGGTGGGGGGGACTGAGGGCTGGGGACAGGCTTTTCACTTTCCACAGCAGTTCAAGACTGGGTGTGAGCACAGACTCTTCTTTCCAGCTGGGAATTACAAggtagctttattttttttaaacgtacttgtggcaaacacgcctgccacaggccatcGAAGTGGttttccaaggggccctccagcacagagacacagggagaagatgttcaaatagtctacatttatttgtaagggtttggcaagatgttactgccaaggagcagatgttaaaacactgtcatgacagaggctcccctgtgtgggtggggatggcagatttaacctgtgcgcactgattacctcactacgcacaggtgcagccacccctgttcctgggcccaattagcctggccaattatctaattcataaccaattatctaactagccaggtctaattagcttgacccagggcaggtgtggctgcttaaaccagccatccccacgcCACAGTACTTTTCTTTAAACTGCTGAGGGCTAAAAAGTAGGTTCCTGGAGGCTGGCAAACACTGAACCAGTTAACCTGTTTAATTAAAGGCATGCTTATAGTTTTTCCAGCGACACCACAACAGCAATGTCTCCCTGAGAGACCGTGGCTGCGTTCCCTTTGGATGTTGCTGTGAAGTTCACAGGTGCCGGTCGTCACTCCACCAGGCAAGCCAAAGCTGCGATTCTCTTGCGGTTCTGTCTGAGGTGAAATGCTTTTCATGCTCATCTCGATTTCCTCTTTCTGCAGGTCCCCCCCTTGCCAAAAGAGACCAGTCCTTCAGCATGTGTCCCATAATTTCACTTCCTCCCAACTACAGACCAAGGAACTCAACCCCTCTTTGTGTACATGTTCTATACATATTAATGCTAACCCTCAGGGAATTTTCAATTTGATGCAGTGTTCTTTGTGAATAATTCACTATATTTGTGCTTTATTATATACGTGCTCTGTCTCAGCGCAGtgataatgtactgtagtgtgcagtctgtgtgtgtatatactgtattaaccctctctctctgaatgcagcattaatgtactgtagtgtgcagtcagtgtgtatatacgGTATtagctatctctctctctcaatgcagcattaatgtactgttgtgtgcagtcagtgtgtatatTACTGTACTAACTCTCTCTCAGaatgcagtgttaatgtactgtgtgtatatacagttgaggccaaaagtttacatacacctaggctaaagatattaaAACTCAGTTTTTCGCAACACTTCACTTTATGGTAAAacttcatgttaccatacatttcttttggcaaataAGGTAGGGCTaaatctactttgttcacaacagaagtcatttttaaacaatcgATTTGAGacagttttatttcagctttaattcactatatcagaattccagtgggtcaaaagtttacatacaccaagttgactgtctctttaaacagtctttGTCAATCAATTGatataatgactttttagaagtttgtgattggccaattgtcataattaggagttaattggcacctgtggttGTATtcaagggcctacctttagagccctgcctttttgcccttgataccatgggaaaatccaagcaactcagccaagatctcagaaaaaaaattgtggacctccacatgTCCGggtcctccttaggagcaatttccaaacaactgaaggtatcatgagcatctgtacaaaaaaattgtatgcaaatataaaaatcttggtagcacacagacactgcatcgttcagacacaaatgaactcccagggctgaacgaacttttgtccgaaaggttcaactgaaccccaagacaacaacaaaggaactggtgaaggagttggaggcatcagttaccaaagtatctatatccaccattaagagaatcctacatcgccttGGCCTGAAAGCCTGTCGTGCAAGGAAGAAGACCTTACTCCAAGACCgacataaaaaagccagaatgaagtttgcaggtgatcaccaggacgaagatctagccttttggaggagtgttctctggtcagatgacacaaaaattgaactgtttggccataatgatcagcgctatgtatggaggaaaaagggtcaGGCTTTttatccgaagaacaccatcccaactatGAAGCAtaggggtggcagcatcatgttgtgggggtgttttgctggaaaacgaactggtgcacttcaggaaatagatggcatcatgatgATGGAGgaatatctagaaatactgaagcaacaccacaagacatcagctagaaagttaaaacttggttgcaactggATCTTccaatgatccaaagcatacctcaaaagttgtaataaaatggcttaaagacaacaaagtgaaagtattggggtagccatcacaaagccctgacctggaTCCCAGAGACAATTTGTgggctgaactgaaaaagcatgtctgagcaaggaggcccactaACCTGAccaagttacaccagttctgtcatgaggaatgggcaaaaattctggaaAAGTATTGTgggaagcttgtggaaggctaccccaagtgtttgattcaagttaagcaattaaaaggcaatgccaccaaattctaataaagtgtatgtaaacttttgacccactgaaaatctgatatagaacataaaagctgaaaaaaatcagtttagaaAAGTCTCTTAGCTGTTATTTTgaattacctcttatggaaattaAGTAGATACCCCAATTTACGTAACACATGAAATGTATGGTACATGAAATATGTGGAGttgtgaaattgagtttgaatgtctttagcctaggtatatgtaaacttttggcctcaactgtattaTATTAACCCTCTCTTTCAGTGCAGTTGGTAAATCAGTTTGCCTACCTcttccctatctctctctctgccctggaTAGGTTGTGAGCCTCTTCAGATGACCTTTAGAACAGCACAGTCTACAAATAGACCCTTACCCACAAACAGCTGCTTCTGCTGAGCTCTATTCAATACCACAGAATACACAGATGTACCCAAAAGTGGTTACGATCAGTGCAGCAATGTTTTAGGTTAATAAATGCCATTGAGTGGTATTTGATACATTAGttgattctgattctgttgtTGAAACACATACCTGTATCATGAATATTTTCTAGCTGGGTGTATTTTGGCTGTATTTTGTCCATGATGGACTGGGGTGTTTATGCTGAGGCCACTGTTTTAATCTTAATGATGTTctactcatgcatacacacgcacacccacacacagatcacacacacactgctcacttacacacgcacaatcacaccacacacttacacacacatgcgcgcgcacacccCACACtgtacaaacatgcacagtcacaaacacacacccacacacaaacacaccgcacactcacacatacacactcacaaatagaCCAAACACTTAAACATACagaatgcactcacacactcttacacccAAAACACATACTATACTTTGCATGCTTTTGTGATACAGTATATGGGTGAATATTTCAATCATTGTTCAAATGTTTATCAACACTCTTAAACTCACATAGCAGCTTTCACTTCTATACTGTAATATGCAAAATGACAATGTTCCCTGCCTCATCTATTATCTGTCATGTTCAGCACTGGTAAACATATTTACTGGCTGGTAGCTGATATAGGGCAGACTTTATTCTAAAACACCAGCCAGTATTCACACACgggaatgcacacacaaacacacatatgtatgcacatgtacgcacacacacatacaaacacacacacacacacacacactttgagtAAAAGCAGATTTCTTACCtactgtaatatgtaaatgaggcCACTTTACCCAGTCAGAAGGTAGTTAATGTATAGCAGTGTCCAGTTGGTCAGGCTATGTTAACACACTGTCCTCTAGGTTTTCTGGCTTACAATACAGTGTAAATGAACTGTAATGTCCAGTGAGTCAGTCTATCAGAACACAGCTCCCCCCCTCACTTGCTCCCTCATTTAATGTCCTGCAAAGTCCTGCCAGAGCCCATGT
The nucleotide sequence above comes from Anguilla rostrata isolate EN2019 chromosome 7, ASM1855537v3, whole genome shotgun sequence. Encoded proteins:
- the smtnl1 gene encoding smoothelin-like 1; the encoded protein is MSSQQKEEIPGVAEAVGMACDSEAGSREGGGASVAMEGETREMGRSQEETESEWKAQKDGGKDAGELTDKCGGGKGVEMGKKEDGKKEAKGEKKGERETKGKEQEGEKRDGQPGGEGVRGDSSEKARVSKGTGLAIEIKKGGKAKDIPKGMEAEKHSKPKEKAGPNPTPTPLGLSRPRSYARPVRGAAKQDIIAKFQQNCPETPVIHNFKVQRTSAGCSNGASIKQKILQWCQNKTRNYEGVCIENFSSSWCDGIAFCALVHRFFPDAFDFSKLRAEERAKNFALAFSTAESLADCCPLLEVEDMLLMGNAPDPLCVFTYVQALCQHLSKIEKERKDREKEEKREGESMSETKEERQGERSTGGIEEGKGEGEKKGERGQEGKKSTAKRGSEKRGEEEEEGAREHEEEATAAK